One window of the Acaryochloris sp. CCMEE 5410 genome contains the following:
- the trpC gene encoding indole-3-glycerol phosphate synthase TrpC has translation MEIRRRPPSVAVNVQELQYQVKTPENEPRNILEKIVWFKETEVEQMRDSVSLLDLRKQVANCDPPLSFLDALKHGKTQPALIAEVKKASPSKGVLRENFDPVAIAQAYEAAGASCLSVLTDAEFFQGSFDYLQQIRAAVSLPLLCKEFVIYPYQIYLARSRGADAVLLIAAILSDQDLTYFLKIIKSLGMTALVEVHTLPELERVMDIPGIELIGINNRDLETFTVDLEVTCQLLTQQGTALRDQDILVVSESGLHTAADLAQVKQAGAGAVLIGESLVKETGNASTHSETEQMQAKISALFS, from the coding sequence ATGGAAATTCGCCGTCGTCCCCCCAGTGTGGCCGTTAATGTTCAAGAGCTACAATATCAGGTTAAAACCCCTGAAAATGAACCTCGCAATATCCTAGAAAAGATTGTTTGGTTCAAAGAAACGGAAGTGGAGCAGATGCGGGACTCTGTCTCCCTTCTAGATTTACGCAAGCAAGTTGCCAATTGTGACCCCCCCCTATCCTTCCTGGACGCGTTAAAGCATGGCAAGACTCAGCCTGCCCTGATTGCTGAAGTCAAAAAAGCATCGCCCAGCAAAGGAGTGCTCCGGGAAAACTTCGATCCCGTTGCCATTGCTCAGGCCTATGAAGCCGCTGGGGCTTCGTGTCTATCGGTATTGACGGATGCAGAATTTTTCCAGGGCAGCTTTGATTATTTACAACAGATTCGTGCCGCCGTCAGCCTTCCTTTGCTTTGCAAAGAATTTGTGATCTATCCCTACCAAATTTATCTAGCGCGATCTCGGGGAGCTGATGCAGTCTTGCTGATTGCCGCCATTTTGAGCGATCAAGACCTCACCTATTTTCTCAAGATTATTAAATCTTTAGGGATGACTGCCTTAGTTGAGGTGCATACCCTCCCAGAGTTAGAGAGGGTCATGGATATTCCTGGAATTGAGCTTATCGGTATCAATAACCGAGATTTAGAGACGTTTACAGTCGATTTAGAGGTCACCTGCCAATTACTGACTCAGCAGGGGACCGCCCTTCGAGACCAAGATATCTTAGTGGTCAGTGAGTCAGGGTTACATACCGCAGCAGACCTGGCCCAAGTCAAGCAGGCAGGGGCAGGTGCGGTCTTAATTGGGGAATCCTTAGTAAAAGAAACGGGCAATGCATCTACCCATAGTGAAACAGAACAAATGCAAGCTAAAATTTCTGCTCTTTTTTCCTAA
- the ftsH gene encoding ATP-dependent zinc metalloprotease FtsH has protein sequence MNQKLGQRRWVRQLSALVVGVVLSQPLPVLAESKDENVSYSDFIEHIEARRIKTAKIYEKQRIAEFKLKGQPEDAEYSKVILFDKDPELFSILRENKVDFEQVPDPGENPLLGILSQFLLFIFIIFLFLVFLRRTAGSSSGPGQILNFGKSKARFQMESETGVTFVDVAGIEEAKEELQEVVTFLKQPERFTAVGARIPRGVLLIGPPGTGKTLLAKAISGEAGVPFFSISGSEFVEMFVGVGASRVRDLFKKAKENAPCLVFIDEIDAVGRQRGAGIGGGNDEREQTLNQLLTEMDGFEGNTGIIIIAATNRPDILDTALLRPGRFDRQVTVDLPAFKGRLGILEVHSREKKMSPQVSLEAIARRTPGFSGAALANLLNEAAILTARRRKDAITELEVDDAIDRITIGLTMAPHLQSKKKWLIAYHEVGHALLETLLKDADPLNKVTILPRAGGIGGFSQAMFNEERVDSGLYTRAWMIDRITIALGGRAAEVEVFGDAEVTNGASGDIKYVADIARGMVTQLGMSDLGYVALESDNNSDVFLGNDWGKRAEYSQEIAIKIDREVRDIVMHCYDKARQILRENRSLVDKLVEVLLEQETLEGDEFRQIVLDYGQTVDKKPVIPEPLSLTP, from the coding sequence ATGAACCAAAAATTAGGCCAACGCAGATGGGTCAGACAGCTCTCCGCACTCGTGGTGGGTGTTGTCCTGTCCCAGCCTCTACCGGTATTGGCTGAGTCTAAAGACGAAAACGTATCCTACAGCGACTTTATTGAGCATATCGAGGCTCGTAGGATTAAGACTGCCAAGATCTACGAAAAACAACGGATCGCCGAATTCAAGCTCAAAGGCCAGCCCGAAGACGCTGAGTATTCCAAAGTCATTTTGTTTGATAAGGATCCAGAGTTATTCAGCATCCTGCGCGAGAACAAGGTTGACTTTGAACAAGTCCCTGATCCAGGGGAAAACCCCCTATTGGGCATCTTGTCTCAATTTCTGCTCTTTATCTTTATTATTTTTCTGTTTCTTGTATTCTTACGGCGAACAGCAGGATCGAGCAGTGGTCCAGGCCAAATTCTTAACTTTGGCAAATCCAAAGCGCGGTTTCAAATGGAATCCGAAACCGGCGTCACTTTTGTAGATGTGGCTGGGATCGAGGAAGCTAAGGAAGAACTCCAAGAAGTAGTGACCTTCTTGAAGCAGCCCGAACGATTTACGGCGGTGGGGGCTCGCATTCCCAGGGGCGTGTTGCTGATTGGTCCGCCGGGAACGGGGAAAACTCTGTTAGCTAAAGCGATTTCTGGAGAAGCAGGGGTACCTTTCTTCAGTATCTCTGGCTCCGAGTTTGTGGAGATGTTTGTTGGGGTTGGGGCCTCTCGGGTCCGCGATCTGTTCAAAAAGGCAAAAGAGAATGCCCCCTGCTTAGTCTTTATCGACGAAATTGATGCGGTCGGTCGCCAGCGAGGTGCTGGGATTGGCGGGGGCAATGATGAACGGGAACAGACTCTCAACCAGTTGCTGACAGAAATGGATGGTTTTGAGGGAAATACCGGCATCATTATTATTGCCGCCACTAACCGTCCAGATATTCTCGATACCGCTCTTTTGCGTCCCGGTCGTTTTGATCGCCAAGTCACGGTGGATTTACCGGCCTTTAAGGGGCGACTCGGCATTCTGGAAGTCCATAGCCGAGAGAAGAAAATGTCTCCTCAGGTCTCTCTAGAAGCGATTGCTCGCCGTACCCCAGGTTTCTCTGGCGCGGCATTGGCGAATCTCCTGAATGAGGCGGCAATCTTAACCGCTCGGCGTCGGAAAGATGCCATCACTGAGCTAGAAGTGGATGATGCCATCGATCGGATTACCATTGGGTTAACGATGGCTCCTCATTTACAGAGCAAGAAGAAGTGGTTGATTGCTTATCATGAGGTGGGTCATGCTCTGCTTGAAACTCTCTTAAAAGATGCCGATCCCCTCAATAAAGTTACGATTTTGCCTCGAGCAGGAGGGATTGGAGGATTCTCTCAGGCGATGTTTAATGAAGAGCGTGTGGATAGCGGTTTATATACACGAGCTTGGATGATCGATCGAATTACGATTGCTCTAGGAGGTCGTGCCGCCGAGGTTGAGGTGTTCGGTGATGCCGAAGTAACCAATGGTGCTAGTGGTGATATTAAATATGTTGCGGATATCGCGCGGGGGATGGTAACTCAGTTAGGGATGTCTGATCTAGGGTATGTTGCTTTGGAAAGTGACAACAATAGTGATGTCTTTTTAGGGAATGATTGGGGAAAGCGAGCAGAGTATTCCCAAGAGATAGCGATAAAAATTGATCGGGAAGTCCGAGACATTGTCATGCATTGTTATGACAAAGCACGACAGATATTGCGGGAGAATCGTAGCTTAGTCGATAAGCTGGTGGAGGTCCTGCTAGAGCAAGAAACTTTGGAAGGTGATGAGTTTCGTCAAATTGTTCTTGACTATGGTCAAACAGTGGATAAAAAGCCTGTCATACCAGAACCGTTATCTTTAACGCCTTAG
- a CDS encoding RodZ domain-containing protein, with protein MNPLEVEPDLTQKLAEIGTRLREARQAQDTSLEEISGKTMIPTRLLSAIEEGRVDSLPEAIYTRGFIRRFGDSVGLNGSNLADVYSGNLSQDQLETETKTKKRKRRIGGLRGGLRPVHLYVLYIALIMSAGVGLSYLTNPSAITSTSDSSDTAGAINADPESDPKEEAQAPKETSAKPVADPATTNPETVRVDLTIKEASWMEIVVDGEVSYEGILSPGTNKTVVAKKELVIKAGNAGGVMMAVNKKPAQLMGEPGAIEEVKLEPEALTSQST; from the coding sequence ATGAATCCGCTCGAAGTTGAGCCAGATTTAACGCAAAAGCTGGCAGAGATCGGTACTCGCTTGCGTGAAGCACGCCAGGCCCAGGACACCTCCTTAGAAGAGATCTCTGGGAAAACTATGATCCCGACCCGCCTACTCTCAGCCATTGAAGAAGGCCGGGTAGATAGTCTACCGGAAGCAATTTATACTCGCGGGTTTATTCGTCGGTTTGGAGATAGTGTGGGCTTAAATGGCTCCAATCTTGCAGACGTCTATTCAGGCAACTTAAGTCAAGATCAGCTAGAAACCGAAACTAAGACCAAGAAGCGAAAAAGACGAATTGGCGGCCTGAGAGGTGGCTTACGCCCTGTTCACTTATATGTTCTCTATATTGCTCTAATTATGTCTGCAGGGGTTGGGTTGTCCTACCTCACCAATCCTTCAGCCATCACCTCTACTAGCGATTCATCCGATACGGCTGGGGCTATCAACGCCGATCCCGAATCGGACCCCAAGGAAGAAGCTCAGGCTCCCAAAGAGACATCGGCTAAACCCGTTGCCGATCCGGCCACCACCAATCCTGAGACGGTTCGGGTAGACCTCACCATCAAAGAGGCATCCTGGATGGAGATTGTGGTGGATGGTGAAGTCAGCTACGAAGGCATCTTATCTCCAGGGACCAATAAAACGGTGGTGGCGAAGAAAGAACTAGTGATTAAGGCTGGTAATGCTGGCGGCGTCATGATGGCCGTCAATAAAAAACCCGCCCAACTTATGGGAGAGCCTGGCGCCATTGAAGAAGTCAAGTTGGAACCCGAAGCCCTAACCAGTCAATCGACTTAA
- a CDS encoding pseudouridine synthase, whose translation MEVRLQKLLSQWGVASRRQAEQLILAGQVQLNGHTAELGQKADPDQDQITLNGQILNPTDRPQPLYLLVNKPKGVVSTCKDPQHRRTVLDLLPTPYQQGQGLHPVGRLDVDSTGALLLTNDGQLTFALTHPRFHIAKTYQVWLEGCPPPEILDRWRQGIHLDGRTTLPAQVEILKPYQSHTNSICLEVILQEGRNRQIRRIAEQLGYPVRKLHRTQIGSISLRSPSGKLLPQGRYRSLTASEMKNLRRLIKVRSSISPRRSSPYESARS comes from the coding sequence ATGGAAGTCCGGCTACAGAAATTGTTATCTCAATGGGGCGTTGCCTCACGCCGTCAGGCAGAACAATTAATCTTAGCGGGACAGGTTCAGCTCAACGGACACACAGCTGAATTAGGCCAAAAAGCCGATCCTGATCAAGATCAAATTACCCTCAACGGCCAGATTCTCAATCCCACGGATCGCCCTCAACCACTCTATTTACTGGTGAACAAACCGAAAGGCGTTGTTTCCACTTGTAAAGATCCCCAACATCGACGAACCGTATTGGACCTGCTGCCCACCCCCTATCAACAAGGACAAGGGCTTCATCCGGTCGGACGACTGGATGTTGACTCTACCGGGGCATTGCTCTTAACCAATGATGGACAACTCACCTTTGCCCTGACCCACCCGCGATTCCATATCGCCAAGACCTATCAAGTTTGGTTAGAGGGATGCCCGCCCCCTGAAATCCTAGATCGATGGCGTCAAGGAATTCACCTAGATGGCCGAACAACCTTACCCGCCCAAGTTGAGATCCTAAAGCCTTACCAAAGCCATACCAATTCCATTTGTTTAGAGGTTATTCTACAGGAAGGGAGGAATCGTCAAATTCGTCGAATTGCTGAACAACTGGGCTATCCGGTGCGTAAATTACACCGAACCCAGATTGGTTCAATATCCTTGCGCTCACCATCAGGTAAACTATTACCCCAGGGACGCTATCGGTCGTTAACAGCTTCAGAAATGAAGAATTTGCGACGTTTGATCAAAGTTAGGAGCAGTATAAGCCCAAGAAGGAGTTCTCCCTATGAATCCGCTCGAAGTTGA
- a CDS encoding sirohydrochlorin chelatase, translated as MSVRSAYLLVAHGSRDPRSQASLHQLGEGVKQSLQSQRDRPLWVKTATLEFGSVPLKQQICNWGQQLTHIDQLVILPLFLLPGTHVRVDIPDVVTTVRQFLPKSLEIEVRSHLGSHPNLFQILRATMAGTDVDRWILLSHGSRYPGGNQPVEALAQQLDAAPAYWSVSPSLRQTVTQMAAHPGLKVGIKPYFLFTGSIIDTISQEVDQLKCDFKHINLTFSSPLEPSAPLVHLIQDLITA; from the coding sequence GTGAGTGTTCGCTCTGCTTATTTGCTGGTAGCTCATGGAAGTCGCGATCCAAGATCGCAAGCTTCGCTGCATCAATTGGGTGAAGGGGTGAAACAATCCTTGCAATCTCAAAGGGACCGGCCTCTATGGGTAAAGACCGCTACCTTGGAATTTGGCTCTGTTCCCCTGAAACAGCAAATTTGTAATTGGGGACAGCAGCTCACCCACATTGATCAACTCGTGATTTTGCCGCTATTCCTGTTACCTGGCACCCATGTCAGAGTAGATATCCCTGACGTGGTGACGACGGTGCGCCAGTTTTTACCGAAGTCCTTAGAGATTGAGGTGCGATCGCATTTAGGTAGCCATCCAAACCTCTTCCAAATTCTACGGGCTACCATGGCCGGTACGGATGTGGATCGCTGGATTCTGCTGTCCCATGGCAGTCGATATCCAGGAGGGAACCAACCGGTTGAGGCCTTGGCCCAACAATTAGATGCAGCGCCAGCCTACTGGTCCGTATCTCCGAGTTTGCGACAAACGGTGACTCAAATGGCGGCTCATCCTGGGTTGAAGGTGGGTATCAAGCCCTATTTTTTGTTTACGGGCAGTATCATAGACACCATTTCCCAGGAAGTTGATCAGCTAAAATGTGATTTTAAGCACATAAATTTAACTTTTTCTTCACCTTTAGAGCCCAGTGCTCCCCTCGTTCATTTAATTCAAGATTTAATAACTGCCTGA
- the purN gene encoding phosphoribosylglycinamide formyltransferase: MSFSASESVSPALVSPDEISLENLSSSPPLKLGIMASGTGSNFVAIADAIAQHHLAAQIQVVIYNNPDAPVAQRAQKRQIPTHLINHRHFSAREVFDQQIVDRLREAEVDWVVMVGWMRRVTQVLIDAFPDRIINIHPSLLPSFPGIRAIEQALEHQVKISGCTVHLVRLEVDSGPILIQAAVPVYPEDTPDCLHRRIQIQEHRIIVQAIAQLIQNRLTLCRQ; the protein is encoded by the coding sequence ATGAGTTTTTCTGCTTCAGAATCTGTGTCTCCTGCTCTGGTCTCTCCTGATGAGATATCCCTAGAGAATCTATCTTCGTCTCCCCCTCTAAAACTGGGGATTATGGCCTCGGGAACTGGAAGTAACTTTGTTGCGATCGCAGATGCCATTGCCCAACATCATCTGGCAGCCCAAATCCAGGTGGTCATTTATAACAACCCCGATGCCCCCGTCGCCCAGCGAGCCCAAAAACGTCAGATCCCAACCCATCTCATTAATCATCGACATTTTTCAGCGCGGGAGGTCTTTGATCAGCAGATTGTTGACCGTTTGCGAGAGGCAGAAGTGGACTGGGTCGTCATGGTGGGATGGATGCGTCGAGTCACTCAAGTGCTGATTGACGCCTTCCCGGATCGCATTATCAATATTCACCCCAGTCTTTTACCTAGTTTTCCAGGGATACGAGCCATTGAGCAGGCCCTTGAACATCAGGTCAAAATTTCAGGTTGTACTGTTCATCTCGTTCGTTTAGAAGTGGACAGTGGCCCCATTCTGATTCAAGCAGCCGTTCCAGTCTATCCAGAAGACACCCCTGACTGTTTGCATCGTCGCATTCAAATTCAAGAACACCGCATTATTGTCCAAGCCATTGCCCAGCTGATTCAGAACCGTCTCACCCTTTGCCGCCAATAA
- a CDS encoding DUF5340 domain-containing protein — MGIVPLPSHIHYELLLQILERQTLPSLNPASGEYNQAKQVVVSLRKALAYQKTLEDRCSQSDRTVEHRWSLNEQQTL, encoded by the coding sequence ATGGGGATAGTTCCACTGCCTTCACATATCCATTATGAGCTTTTGCTCCAGATCCTAGAACGGCAAACCTTGCCGTCCTTAAACCCGGCATCTGGAGAATATAATCAGGCGAAACAAGTGGTTGTCTCCCTGCGCAAAGCCTTGGCCTATCAAAAAACTTTAGAGGATCGATGTAGCCAATCGGACCGGACCGTAGAACATCGCTGGTCCCTCAATGAACAGCAAACGCTATAG
- a CDS encoding STAS domain-containing protein, which yields MSHKVVQPTELLDGISANQLRREITDVMAEGVKTILVDLQDVTFMNSSAIGALVATLKAVRAGGGEMFLCSLNDQVRIIFELTKMDQIFKICADRQEFEQKFAVTAN from the coding sequence ATGAGCCATAAAGTTGTCCAACCCACAGAACTACTAGATGGAATCAGTGCTAATCAGTTGCGCCGCGAAATCACTGATGTGATGGCCGAAGGCGTCAAAACCATCCTCGTAGATTTGCAAGACGTAACCTTCATGAACAGTTCGGCGATTGGCGCTTTAGTCGCAACGCTCAAAGCAGTTCGTGCTGGAGGTGGCGAAATGTTTCTATGCTCCCTGAACGATCAGGTGCGCATTATTTTTGAATTGACCAAAATGGACCAGATTTTCAAGATTTGTGCTGACCGCCAAGAATTTGAGCAAAAGTTTGCGGTTACGGCCAATTAG
- the cobA gene encoding uroporphyrinogen-III C-methyltransferase produces the protein MTTDSPQPPATCSGKVYLVGAGPGDPGLLTLKGKTLLECADVVIYDALVSPEILAMIGAQAEKIHAGKRRGQHSLLQAETTQLLIDKAQTHAVVVRLKGGDPFVFGRGGEEMEDLIQAGVAVEIIPGITAGIAAPAYAGIPVTHRNYSSSVTFVTGHEPIDKYRPRVNWRAMAEASETLVIYMGVHNLSHILSELDAAGKDPDTPIALVRWGTRPDQEELVGTLATILSQMEAAQFEAPAVAVIGNVVNLHPLLAESRPKVIPRQ, from the coding sequence ATGACCACTGATTCTCCCCAGCCGCCAGCCACTTGTTCTGGGAAAGTATATCTTGTGGGAGCGGGACCCGGTGACCCCGGATTACTCACGCTCAAAGGTAAGACACTTCTAGAATGTGCTGATGTGGTGATCTATGATGCCCTCGTTAGCCCAGAAATTCTGGCTATGATTGGTGCTCAAGCCGAAAAGATTCATGCCGGTAAACGTCGTGGGCAGCATTCTCTGTTACAAGCAGAAACCACCCAGTTGCTGATTGATAAAGCCCAAACCCATGCCGTCGTCGTCCGACTCAAGGGGGGAGACCCCTTTGTCTTTGGCCGAGGGGGAGAAGAAATGGAAGATTTAATCCAAGCAGGGGTTGCTGTGGAGATTATTCCAGGGATTACAGCAGGTATTGCAGCACCGGCCTATGCAGGCATTCCGGTCACCCATCGCAACTATAGTTCCTCCGTTACCTTTGTGACTGGCCATGAACCGATCGACAAATATCGACCTCGGGTCAATTGGCGAGCCATGGCGGAGGCATCCGAAACCCTGGTGATTTATATGGGGGTGCATAATCTGTCCCATATTTTGTCTGAGCTGGACGCGGCAGGAAAAGACCCAGATACCCCCATTGCATTAGTTCGTTGGGGGACTCGCCCCGATCAAGAAGAACTCGTGGGGACCTTGGCCACTATTCTCAGCCAAATGGAAGCGGCTCAATTTGAGGCTCCGGCTGTGGCCGTCATTGGAAATGTGGTCAATCTTCATCCCCTATTGGCCGAGAGTCGTCCAAAGGTAATTCCTAGGCAGTA
- the lpdA gene encoding dihydrolipoyl dehydrogenase yields MTQQFDYDLVIIGAGVGGHGAALHAVDCGLKTAIIEAADMGGTCVNRGCIPSKALLAASGRVRELRDQHHLQSLGIQLGQVNFDRGQIAAHADNLVDTIRGNLTNSLTRLKVEIIHGWGKVIGNQKVVVKSDAGEQTITARDIIIASGSVPWVPPGIEIDGRTVFTSDDAIRLSWLPDWVAIIGSGYIGLEFSDVYTALGSEVTIIEALDTLMPTFDPDIAKIAKRVLIDPRDIETHAGRLAKKVTPGSPVVIELADVKTKEVVEVLEVDACLVATGRIPATDNLGLEAISVDTDRRGFIPVNDQMQVLSQGEVVPHVYAIGDATGKMMLAHAASAQGIVVVENICERPRDVNYRSIPAAAFTHPEISFVGLTEPQAKELAKTEGFKIKTVRSYFKANSKALAESEADGLAKLIYREDTGEILGGHIIGLHAADLIHEVSNAVAQGQPVQSLSHLVHTHPTISEVIDEAFKRAAAGFAH; encoded by the coding sequence GTGACCCAACAATTTGACTATGACCTGGTAATTATTGGCGCTGGTGTTGGCGGTCATGGTGCGGCTTTGCATGCAGTAGACTGTGGCCTGAAAACTGCCATTATTGAAGCTGCAGATATGGGAGGCACCTGTGTCAATCGGGGCTGCATCCCCTCCAAAGCCTTGTTAGCAGCGTCCGGGCGGGTGCGTGAACTCCGCGATCAACATCATCTGCAATCCCTAGGCATTCAGCTGGGTCAAGTGAACTTCGACCGGGGTCAAATTGCTGCCCATGCTGATAACCTTGTCGATACCATTCGCGGCAATCTCACCAATAGCCTCACTCGCCTAAAAGTCGAGATTATTCACGGCTGGGGCAAAGTCATTGGCAACCAAAAAGTGGTCGTCAAGTCCGATGCAGGTGAACAGACCATTACTGCCCGTGACATTATCATCGCCAGTGGTTCAGTACCGTGGGTTCCCCCAGGAATCGAAATTGATGGCCGCACCGTCTTTACCAGTGACGATGCTATTCGTTTGTCTTGGCTCCCTGATTGGGTCGCGATTATCGGTAGCGGCTATATTGGCCTCGAATTTTCCGATGTCTATACCGCTTTAGGCAGTGAAGTGACGATTATCGAAGCCCTAGATACGCTAATGCCCACCTTCGACCCCGATATTGCCAAGATTGCCAAGCGCGTTTTAATCGATCCACGGGATATTGAAACCCATGCCGGTCGCTTGGCTAAGAAGGTGACCCCTGGTTCTCCCGTTGTAATTGAGCTGGCGGATGTCAAGACCAAAGAAGTGGTAGAGGTCTTAGAAGTAGATGCCTGCCTAGTGGCAACCGGGCGAATTCCAGCCACGGATAATTTGGGTTTAGAGGCCATTAGTGTGGATACGGATCGACGGGGCTTTATCCCAGTGAATGATCAGATGCAGGTGTTAAGCCAAGGCGAAGTAGTCCCCCACGTCTATGCCATTGGTGATGCAACGGGCAAAATGATGCTGGCTCATGCCGCTTCTGCCCAAGGGATTGTGGTCGTGGAGAACATCTGCGAACGTCCTCGGGACGTTAATTACCGCAGTATTCCTGCTGCTGCCTTCACTCATCCTGAAATTAGTTTTGTCGGTTTAACGGAACCCCAAGCCAAAGAGTTAGCCAAAACGGAAGGATTTAAAATTAAAACAGTCCGATCCTATTTCAAAGCCAATTCCAAAGCCCTGGCAGAAAGTGAGGCAGACGGCCTCGCCAAATTAATCTACCGTGAAGACACAGGGGAGATTTTAGGGGGGCATATTATTGGCCTCCATGCCGCCGATCTGATTCATGAAGTCTCTAATGCCGTTGCCCAAGGGCAGCCAGTCCAGAGCTTGAGCCATTTGGTACATACCCATCCGACCATTTCTGAGGTGATCGATGAGGCCTTCAAGCGAGCAGCAGCAGGCTTCGCCCATTGA
- a CDS encoding tetratricopeptide repeat protein, with amino-acid sequence MNIRKILHLFIHPWRIGAVAGIPLYADLTCLVAIALGSMYLARMSQAFHPDLGLAIGVIVGFALPLSIFIHEMSRALAAKHYQISVQGVYIRGLGSVAKTDQTFAHPLQMLEVYFAGTLVNFILYAGLNLLGNLSLNLGGTVIISLNHIKEFNFVLAMFSLVPLVPLNGGYIFRGLQWEWTRKQHPLAGHDVYGAYIAGGAAIALGLIWYGNRPFLGVWMLYLGLMTCLRYLLFEGEFLPLAMEQRSPRPFATATANISATAPRSPAPPARSTATKPAIRPLDFNYLNAEFLSVTEPDQQFQQGLDSTQEMRLQNAIASFNAILEKAPNNASALHNRGNAYLQLGKKQAALSDFQAALHLKTDVLEIYLGKGNAHFALGDFQGAIMEYSEILKRDPDHARAYFNRASAQVLNGNRQAAIADFKQAHTLFAAIADQTHTCKIDRRLQILTP; translated from the coding sequence GTGAACATCCGAAAAATCCTGCACCTATTCATTCACCCCTGGCGAATTGGAGCCGTTGCAGGTATCCCCCTTTATGCAGATCTGACTTGCTTAGTTGCGATTGCCCTTGGGTCGATGTATTTGGCTCGGATGAGTCAAGCCTTTCACCCCGACCTGGGCCTCGCTATCGGCGTCATCGTCGGCTTCGCCTTACCCCTCTCCATCTTTATCCATGAGATGAGTCGAGCCCTGGCAGCGAAGCATTATCAAATCTCGGTCCAAGGGGTTTACATTCGGGGGCTGGGGTCAGTCGCTAAGACCGATCAGACCTTTGCCCACCCCTTGCAAATGCTAGAAGTTTACTTTGCGGGAACGCTAGTGAACTTTATCTTATATGCAGGCCTTAATCTACTCGGCAACTTATCCCTGAATCTGGGAGGGACGGTGATTATTTCTTTGAATCACATCAAAGAATTTAACTTCGTCCTAGCCATGTTTTCTCTAGTCCCCCTCGTGCCCCTGAATGGTGGCTATATTTTCAGGGGGCTGCAGTGGGAGTGGACCCGCAAGCAACATCCCCTAGCGGGCCATGATGTCTACGGGGCTTATATTGCCGGTGGCGCGGCGATTGCCCTAGGTTTGATCTGGTATGGTAATCGGCCTTTTTTAGGGGTATGGATGTTGTACTTGGGACTCATGACTTGCCTCAGATACCTCCTCTTTGAAGGAGAGTTTTTGCCTCTCGCGATGGAGCAGCGGTCCCCTCGACCCTTCGCAACTGCCACAGCGAATATCTCGGCAACGGCCCCCCGTTCTCCTGCCCCACCAGCCCGATCGACCGCTACAAAGCCCGCTATCCGACCGTTAGACTTCAATTATTTAAATGCGGAGTTCTTGTCGGTGACGGAACCAGATCAGCAATTCCAGCAAGGTTTAGACTCCACCCAAGAAATGCGGCTACAAAATGCGATCGCATCTTTCAATGCCATTCTGGAGAAAGCCCCCAATAATGCCTCTGCCCTCCACAATCGAGGCAATGCTTACTTACAACTGGGGAAAAAGCAAGCGGCCCTCAGTGATTTTCAGGCGGCCCTCCATCTGAAAACGGACGTCCTAGAGATTTATTTGGGTAAGGGCAATGCCCACTTTGCTCTAGGGGATTTTCAGGGGGCAATTATGGAATACTCCGAAATTCTCAAACGAGATCCCGACCATGCTCGGGCTTATTTCAATCGGGCCAGTGCCCAAGTGTTGAACGGCAATCGTCAGGCCGCCATTGCGGATTTCAAGCAGGCGCATACCCTGTTTGCCGCTATTGCAGATCAAACCCATACCTGCAAGATTGACCGACGTTTGCAGATTTTAACCCCATGA